One Roseimicrobium gellanilyticum DNA window includes the following coding sequences:
- a CDS encoding VOC family protein produces the protein MTSSIRTCLWFRDGRGREAAEFYCSLIPGSRIEKTFSADAGHGAFSVIDFSLGGVPYQILDAGPMFTLTEAVSISVATDDQAEADRLWAALTANGGEESHCGWLKDRYGVSWQVYPKRLTELTTSPDKEVSAKAMAAMMKQMKIDIAEIEAAVRG, from the coding sequence ATGACAAGTTCCATCCGCACCTGCCTCTGGTTCCGCGACGGGCGAGGCCGTGAAGCTGCTGAATTCTACTGCTCCCTGATCCCAGGAAGCCGGATCGAGAAGACCTTTTCTGCCGACGCCGGACATGGTGCCTTCTCGGTGATTGACTTCTCGCTGGGCGGAGTGCCCTACCAGATACTCGACGCCGGACCGATGTTCACGCTGACTGAGGCGGTGTCGATTTCCGTGGCGACGGACGATCAGGCTGAGGCGGATCGGCTTTGGGCGGCGCTGACCGCGAATGGCGGCGAGGAAAGCCACTGCGGATGGCTCAAAGACCGCTACGGGGTGTCGTGGCAGGTTTACCCCAAGCGGCTGACGGAGTTGACGACGAGTCCTGACAAGGAGGTGTCCGCCAAGGCGATGGCAGCCATGATGAAGCAGATGAAAATCGACATCGCCGAGATCGAAGCAGCGGTTCGTGGCTAG
- a CDS encoding DNA alkylation repair protein — protein sequence MAISSRAQKLVAEITNGNVKLGDLKAHGKVIKKDHPLAMELWSTGEFYPRLLATLIFDNKLLSEEVLNELASDMLGHDLTERSQLADWLLANQLTKDKKLVALMAVWEGNSSPMLRRLFWYHQARLRWVGQAPPGNSAELLDSLESNMAAEEPEVQWAMNFCAGQIGVHEPKFRARCIKLGEALGLYKDEHVAKNCTPSYLPEFIRIGWRSVSEGE from the coding sequence ATGGCTATATCGTCCCGAGCACAGAAACTTGTCGCCGAGATCACGAACGGAAACGTGAAGCTGGGTGACCTGAAAGCGCATGGCAAGGTGATCAAGAAGGACCACCCTCTTGCCATGGAGCTTTGGTCAACGGGCGAGTTCTACCCGCGTCTGCTCGCGACCCTCATCTTTGATAACAAGCTGCTCTCGGAAGAGGTCCTCAATGAGCTGGCCTCGGACATGCTTGGGCATGACCTGACAGAGCGCAGTCAATTGGCTGATTGGTTGCTGGCGAACCAATTGACGAAAGACAAGAAGCTGGTCGCTCTGATGGCGGTGTGGGAGGGGAATTCTTCCCCGATGCTACGGCGCTTGTTCTGGTATCACCAGGCGCGTTTGCGCTGGGTCGGGCAGGCGCCTCCTGGGAATAGTGCCGAGCTGCTCGATTCCCTGGAAAGCAACATGGCGGCTGAGGAACCGGAAGTGCAATGGGCGATGAACTTTTGCGCGGGCCAGATTGGGGTGCATGAGCCGAAGTTTCGAGCTAGATGTATCAAGCTTGGGGAGGCCCTGGGGCTCTACAAGGACGAGCATGTGGCCAAGAATTGCACGCCGTCTTACCTGCCTGAGTTTATCAGAATCGGGTGGCGAAGCGTGAGTGAGGGCGAATAG
- a CDS encoding serine/threonine-protein kinase has product MAERYEFVRKVAQGGFGEVYTALDRTLKREVAIKRLLNKNDGAAEEEAEAAFQREALVLAAMQHPNIVQIFDFDRDEDGTFVVMEMLEGKTLKEALDRGALTWEDFTRLVRQTLDAMVAAHKADILHRDLKPENIFLKRTITGSWTVKVLDFGLAKLSQTPSRQTMDGKGNVFGSIYYMAPEQFRREPLDARTDIYALGCVFYQALTQRFPFEGENMAGTMDAHLNHQVKSVEQRRKDTPPAIAAWLNRMISLDRNERPSSANMARREFDEALEGKVPAPVLKSAAAAVSRPSSTPTPPPAPVARPPMSGASARQAAYAANGSGMSGGTAVAAPPAAPRATHSQRSAPARATSGVVTVNPRVLSTAAVTRPAEAKTGWKKHQNLILAGVPVLLAGGFFLFLSQRSDEGKSSAGVKTEATSKPVSPAAPASPPKPSEPPIPTALSLTLPFEDKLTWRFRGGVEIWNQGDNGQQGRKTPLRNQRIHSWRNLAPSLKEVYMRPHGSVTDNAPNVSVGDINGPGTESARLGFNGNQGMRHQLDSSVGLKAPGNGVSGSKGVTLAAVFRANASKKDKSIRPLLVSSSFSKDSISIHHSHIAGQYWVRVQHGPDLVLPLVRPKQFEAKGSPWAWSVVVAVWNSAEGKIRLSVRSPDGQVVKADEITIPKGMPMMDQITIGYYPLPSDTKLEPNEKFDGDIVDVAVYQDALDSAGQEKLMNAMWDCYFPKR; this is encoded by the coding sequence ATGGCAGAGCGTTACGAGTTTGTCCGAAAAGTCGCCCAAGGCGGCTTTGGTGAGGTGTATACCGCCCTCGATCGCACCCTCAAGCGGGAGGTGGCCATCAAACGGCTGCTGAACAAAAATGATGGTGCGGCAGAGGAAGAAGCTGAGGCAGCATTCCAGCGGGAGGCCCTCGTCCTTGCCGCCATGCAGCATCCGAACATCGTCCAGATCTTCGACTTTGACCGTGATGAGGACGGCACCTTCGTGGTGATGGAGATGCTGGAGGGCAAGACCCTCAAGGAAGCGCTCGACCGTGGCGCGCTCACCTGGGAGGACTTCACGCGTCTCGTTCGCCAAACGCTCGATGCGATGGTGGCCGCACATAAGGCGGACATCCTTCACCGCGACCTGAAGCCGGAGAACATTTTCCTGAAGCGCACCATCACCGGTTCCTGGACGGTGAAGGTCCTCGACTTCGGTCTTGCCAAGCTCTCACAAACGCCCAGCCGCCAGACCATGGACGGCAAGGGCAACGTCTTCGGCTCCATCTATTACATGGCGCCGGAGCAGTTCCGCCGTGAGCCGCTTGATGCCCGCACGGACATCTATGCGCTCGGCTGCGTGTTTTATCAGGCGCTGACCCAGCGTTTCCCCTTTGAGGGTGAAAACATGGCTGGCACCATGGACGCCCACCTCAACCATCAGGTGAAGTCCGTGGAGCAGCGTCGCAAGGACACTCCTCCTGCCATTGCCGCCTGGCTGAACCGGATGATCTCGCTGGATCGCAATGAGCGTCCCTCTTCCGCGAACATGGCGCGCCGCGAGTTCGACGAAGCTCTGGAAGGCAAGGTGCCTGCTCCGGTCCTGAAATCGGCTGCCGCCGCTGTCTCCCGTCCGTCCTCCACGCCCACGCCGCCTCCGGCGCCGGTGGCCCGCCCGCCGATGTCAGGCGCGTCCGCTCGCCAGGCTGCCTATGCCGCGAATGGCTCCGGCATGTCCGGTGGTACCGCTGTGGCAGCACCGCCTGCTGCCCCCCGCGCGACGCACTCTCAGCGCAGCGCCCCGGCTCGTGCGACTTCCGGTGTGGTCACGGTGAATCCGCGTGTGCTCTCCACTGCCGCAGTGACCCGCCCCGCCGAGGCAAAGACTGGGTGGAAGAAGCACCAGAACCTCATCCTCGCAGGTGTGCCCGTCTTGCTGGCAGGTGGTTTCTTCCTTTTTCTCAGCCAGCGCAGTGACGAGGGAAAATCCTCTGCCGGCGTGAAAACGGAGGCGACCTCGAAGCCTGTCTCGCCCGCAGCTCCTGCTTCGCCGCCGAAGCCTTCCGAGCCACCCATTCCCACGGCCCTGTCTCTGACCTTGCCCTTCGAGGACAAGCTCACCTGGCGCTTCCGGGGAGGCGTGGAAATCTGGAACCAGGGTGACAATGGCCAGCAGGGTCGCAAGACCCCGCTCAGAAACCAGCGCATCCACTCTTGGAGGAATCTGGCTCCCAGCTTGAAGGAAGTGTACATGAGGCCGCACGGCTCCGTCACAGACAACGCGCCGAATGTGTCGGTGGGGGATATCAATGGTCCTGGTACGGAGTCTGCACGCCTTGGTTTCAATGGCAATCAGGGCATGCGCCATCAGCTGGACTCCAGTGTCGGGCTGAAAGCTCCGGGTAACGGCGTGTCCGGCTCGAAGGGCGTTACCCTCGCGGCAGTTTTTCGTGCCAATGCCTCGAAAAAGGACAAGTCCATCCGTCCGCTGCTGGTGAGTTCCAGCTTCTCAAAGGATTCCATCAGCATTCACCACAGCCACATCGCCGGGCAGTATTGGGTGCGAGTGCAGCATGGGCCGGATCTCGTGCTTCCGCTGGTGCGTCCGAAGCAGTTTGAGGCCAAAGGTTCCCCCTGGGCGTGGTCCGTGGTGGTGGCAGTCTGGAATTCCGCTGAAGGCAAGATCCGTCTGTCCGTGCGCTCGCCTGATGGTCAGGTGGTGAAGGCGGATGAGATCACGATTCCCAAGGGTATGCCCATGATGGACCAGATCACGATCGGTTACTATCCGCTGCCCTCGGATACCAAGCTGGAACCCAACGAGAAGTTCGATGGGGATATCGTGGATGTGGCTGTGTACCAGGACGCCCTGGACTCCGCCGGCCAGGAGAAGCTGATGAACGCGATGTGGGATTGCTATTTCCCGAAGCGGTAG
- a CDS encoding L,D-transpeptidase family protein yields MRSRLFTATPLTLFLALGMSEVSEVKGAGETPTSPVPKAEAVPEAVLQNSNPAGPPVVETRRAIVEVPQQDTSPTIYDAVVSGDAELVDKLLRTGTSGQMVTSSGDTPLCQALRAGRPDIAINLVLHGADPNTPGLGKHTPVALASLRRHPTLLQVLLEAGGDPNKAFGSPVSAEFLTLVPDGYLRSEMKREHRVTPLMAASARGDVEAVTLLLKHGADRGIATQPRYRYALNFAADRRYLYVMRLLLGRSPDTEPHILITINLRDQKAKLEVEGKLMLETKISTGRRGYETPAGRYVITNKYKDWTSTIYKVPMPYFLRLNCSAIGLHSGYVTGRPASHGCIRLPHEMAKKFFSMTTVGDEVIIEH; encoded by the coding sequence ATGAGAAGCCGCCTTTTCACCGCCACGCCACTGACGCTGTTTCTCGCCCTCGGCATGTCCGAGGTCAGTGAGGTGAAAGGGGCAGGTGAAACGCCGACGAGTCCCGTGCCCAAGGCGGAAGCGGTGCCTGAGGCCGTGTTGCAAAACTCCAATCCCGCAGGGCCGCCCGTGGTGGAGACGCGCCGCGCCATTGTGGAGGTCCCTCAACAGGACACCTCCCCGACCATCTATGATGCCGTGGTATCGGGCGACGCAGAGCTGGTGGACAAGCTGCTGCGCACCGGCACTTCCGGCCAGATGGTGACCTCCTCGGGCGATACGCCGCTTTGTCAGGCATTGCGCGCTGGCCGGCCGGACATCGCCATCAATCTCGTGCTCCATGGAGCCGACCCGAATACTCCGGGTCTTGGCAAACACACGCCAGTGGCGCTTGCCTCCCTGCGCCGCCACCCCACCCTTCTCCAGGTGCTGCTGGAAGCAGGCGGTGATCCCAACAAGGCTTTTGGCAGCCCTGTAAGTGCGGAATTCCTCACACTGGTACCAGATGGCTACCTGCGCTCCGAGATGAAGCGCGAGCATCGCGTAACTCCGCTCATGGCCGCCTCGGCCCGTGGCGATGTGGAGGCAGTGACCCTGCTGCTGAAGCACGGCGCGGACCGGGGCATCGCCACCCAGCCTCGCTACCGCTACGCGCTGAACTTTGCCGCCGACCGTCGCTACCTCTATGTGATGCGCCTGCTGCTGGGACGCAGTCCGGACACGGAGCCGCACATCCTGATCACGATCAACCTCAGGGATCAAAAGGCCAAACTGGAGGTGGAAGGCAAGCTCATGCTGGAGACGAAGATCTCCACCGGGCGCCGTGGGTACGAGACGCCGGCGGGGCGCTACGTCATCACAAACAAGTACAAGGACTGGACCTCTACCATCTACAAGGTGCCCATGCCCTACTTCCTCCGGTTGAACTGCAGCGCCATCGGCCTGCACAGCGGCTACGTCACCGGCCGCCCTGCCTCACACGGCTGCATCCGCCTGCCGCATGAGATGGCGAAGAAGTTCTTCTCCATGACCACGGTGGGTGATGAGGTCATCATTGAGCATTGA
- a CDS encoding sugar phosphate isomerase/epimerase family protein, with amino-acid sequence MTSLNRRQLLKRTAAAAASLALPQIPMRAEDAPFKLKYLTGSAMYGELPIDVVIAETPKTGAKHLDVWPRRHGSQREQMDELGHDKVAELLKKHDVKLEVSTRYDLGPFKLQDEFAVLKKFGGSIIVTGGKGKAGLTGEELKAAVKAFAEELKPHLVKAGEHGITIAVENHGKNLIESPDSIKWLAEFGGDLPLGIDLAPYHLPQDPELLAGLIRTLGSKLSILLAWQYGMGCMKPMPKEEELQQMPGRGKLDFVPLVKALKDIKFQGFTEIFMHPTPRGIPILPTAEETTKEIIRAKDYLDGCVRAL; translated from the coding sequence ATGACTTCTCTCAACCGTCGACAGCTCCTGAAACGCACGGCCGCCGCAGCCGCCAGTCTTGCCCTACCGCAAATCCCCATGCGAGCCGAGGATGCGCCCTTCAAGCTGAAGTACCTCACGGGCTCGGCCATGTACGGCGAGTTGCCCATCGATGTCGTCATCGCGGAAACGCCCAAGACCGGGGCGAAACATCTGGACGTCTGGCCGCGCAGGCACGGCTCCCAGCGGGAGCAGATGGATGAACTCGGCCACGACAAGGTGGCGGAACTCCTGAAGAAGCACGACGTGAAGCTGGAGGTCAGCACCCGCTACGACCTCGGTCCCTTCAAATTGCAGGATGAGTTCGCTGTCCTGAAAAAGTTCGGCGGCAGCATCATCGTCACCGGAGGCAAGGGGAAGGCAGGCCTCACCGGGGAGGAACTCAAGGCTGCGGTCAAAGCGTTCGCAGAAGAACTGAAGCCTCACCTGGTCAAAGCAGGTGAGCACGGCATCACCATCGCCGTCGAGAACCACGGGAAGAACCTTATCGAGTCGCCGGACTCCATCAAGTGGCTCGCCGAGTTCGGCGGTGACCTTCCGCTCGGCATTGATCTGGCTCCCTATCACCTCCCGCAGGACCCGGAACTCCTTGCCGGACTCATCCGCACGCTGGGCAGCAAGCTCTCCATCCTCCTCGCCTGGCAGTACGGCATGGGCTGCATGAAACCCATGCCCAAGGAGGAGGAACTCCAGCAGATGCCCGGTCGCGGCAAGCTCGACTTCGTCCCTCTGGTGAAGGCGCTGAAGGACATCAAGTTCCAGGGCTTCACGGAAATCTTCATGCACCCCACGCCACGCGGGATCCCGATTCTGCCCACGGCAGAGGAGACGACGAAGGAGATCATTCGTGCGAAAGACTATCTAGACGGCTGTGTTCGCGCTCTGTAG
- a CDS encoding DJ-1/PfpI family protein, with protein MSRGKVLIIVGDATETVDTLYPFYRLIEAGMEPVIAAPEKRRYQMVLHEVKPGWTITKEWEGYSIMADITFADIKPEEYLGIFFSGGRAPEYIREDADLIRITQWFFDNNKPCGSVCHGVEIPARADRVRGRKMATVAKCKFDLEVCGGIYVNEPSVVDGNLVSGRTFHDNGHFVKHWIALLEEEAKKRGK; from the coding sequence ATGTCTCGCGGCAAAGTTCTCATCATCGTCGGCGACGCCACGGAAACCGTGGACACGTTGTACCCCTTCTACCGCCTCATCGAGGCCGGCATGGAGCCGGTGATTGCGGCACCGGAGAAACGCCGCTACCAGATGGTGCTGCATGAAGTAAAGCCCGGCTGGACCATCACGAAGGAGTGGGAAGGCTACAGCATCATGGCGGACATCACTTTCGCCGATATCAAGCCGGAGGAATACCTCGGCATCTTCTTCAGCGGTGGCCGCGCGCCGGAGTACATCCGTGAAGACGCGGACCTCATCCGCATCACGCAGTGGTTCTTCGACAACAACAAGCCCTGCGGCAGTGTGTGCCATGGTGTGGAGATTCCAGCGCGTGCCGATCGCGTCCGCGGACGCAAGATGGCCACGGTGGCGAAGTGCAAGTTCGACCTCGAGGTGTGCGGCGGCATCTACGTGAATGAGCCGAGCGTGGTGGATGGCAATCTCGTGAGCGGCCGTACCTTCCATGACAATGGTCACTTCGTGAAGCACTGGATCGCCCTGCTGGAAGAAGAAGCGAAGAAGCGCGGCAAATGA
- a CDS encoding c-type cytochrome, with translation MAVSCLLGVWVACPKVAAHPVLAAPPDYPYVGGFDRFTAQEDDDAKVAEGGLLLLSELNCVSCHAPSSEWKERLPGRAKISLDGVGSRLGEDDLWLFIRSPQHRKKGTLMPGLFAGEDRDPKAVEALVSYLATLKKEPRKFPQGDVARGRTLYHTVGCVACHDPAAVADYRPAEAPANLEVEEPGHPSYPILLADRYDANALAAFLKDPLSIRKHGRMPSTELTDQEAADLSAYLHISREPLVVQERTLLAVPKQSAEEGKRQFTSQRCDACHETPTVAEATKGEAAPRGKAMAELRAGQGCLSKEKKAGTPDYGLSEFQVKALTLALKLIQGPAKPAPQTVAQKSHDFLIRMDCYACHEWRATGGLEEARAQYLTVYEAAAHSMGEIGRLPPKLDNVGRKLTRAWFEKLLWGSGGGVRGYMTTRMPRFGKENTQDFIAGFQEACKAEKPVEMDTSGLAKHHRAENGRTLIGVGKGGLGCVSCHGLKDRKSLGVPVVNLTHTAQRLQPEYFKELLLNPQVTQPGTLMPPLFIGRKAADKEIEMLWTYLKELDQSRLPEGLLQTGDYELKPEKTGKPIVFRTFLEGAGMHAVAVGFPQQIHVAFDALEAHWAIAWKGRFVDAMTTWEERAMTPAKPLGEKVQTFPARMTLAKLTSANDAWPETYGTSAGYISKGYRIGKDGVPIFLYLVEGLMVEDSIRPSADKKSLRRTVTVKSWVPSDGWYFLGISKNAKPQPLVWKDGAATFEESIVP, from the coding sequence GTGGCCGTCTCCTGCCTTCTGGGTGTGTGGGTCGCTTGTCCCAAGGTGGCGGCGCATCCAGTACTGGCTGCGCCTCCGGACTATCCCTATGTGGGCGGCTTTGATCGCTTTACCGCGCAGGAGGATGATGATGCCAAGGTCGCGGAGGGTGGCTTGCTCTTGTTGAGCGAGCTGAACTGCGTGAGCTGCCACGCTCCTTCCTCGGAGTGGAAGGAACGTCTGCCCGGTCGTGCGAAGATTTCGCTGGATGGCGTGGGTTCACGTTTGGGTGAGGATGACCTCTGGCTCTTCATCCGTAGTCCGCAGCATCGGAAGAAGGGAACGCTGATGCCCGGCCTGTTCGCCGGGGAAGACCGTGACCCCAAGGCTGTCGAAGCCCTTGTCAGCTACCTCGCGACGTTAAAGAAGGAGCCAAGGAAGTTCCCCCAAGGGGACGTGGCACGTGGTCGTACACTGTATCACACCGTAGGGTGCGTGGCCTGCCATGATCCCGCAGCGGTGGCGGACTATCGCCCTGCAGAAGCTCCGGCGAATCTCGAAGTGGAAGAGCCCGGCCACCCTTCCTATCCCATCCTGCTCGCAGATCGGTATGATGCGAATGCACTGGCCGCCTTCCTGAAGGATCCGCTCAGCATCCGCAAGCATGGTCGCATGCCTTCCACGGAGCTCACGGATCAAGAGGCGGCGGATCTCTCCGCGTATCTCCACATCAGTCGCGAGCCCCTCGTGGTACAGGAGCGTACCCTGCTCGCCGTGCCGAAGCAGAGCGCGGAGGAGGGGAAGAGACAGTTCACCTCGCAGCGCTGTGATGCATGTCATGAGACACCCACTGTCGCCGAAGCAACGAAGGGCGAAGCTGCCCCTCGAGGAAAAGCCATGGCCGAACTGCGTGCGGGTCAGGGATGTCTCTCCAAGGAAAAGAAGGCGGGCACTCCCGACTACGGCTTGAGCGAGTTTCAGGTGAAGGCACTCACGCTGGCGCTGAAGTTGATCCAGGGTCCGGCCAAACCTGCGCCACAGACCGTCGCGCAGAAGTCGCATGATTTCCTCATCCGCATGGACTGCTATGCCTGCCATGAATGGCGCGCCACCGGCGGACTCGAAGAGGCGCGGGCGCAGTACCTCACCGTGTATGAGGCCGCTGCGCACTCGATGGGAGAAATCGGTCGTCTGCCTCCCAAGCTCGACAACGTGGGGCGCAAACTCACGCGCGCCTGGTTTGAAAAACTCCTCTGGGGCAGCGGTGGTGGTGTGCGCGGTTACATGACCACGCGCATGCCACGCTTCGGCAAGGAGAATACCCAGGACTTCATCGCCGGGTTCCAGGAGGCGTGCAAAGCAGAGAAGCCAGTCGAGATGGATACCAGCGGTCTCGCCAAGCATCATCGCGCCGAGAATGGCCGTACCCTCATCGGCGTGGGCAAGGGGGGGCTCGGATGCGTGTCGTGCCACGGACTGAAGGACCGCAAATCCCTCGGCGTGCCGGTGGTGAATCTCACGCACACGGCGCAACGCCTGCAGCCGGAGTACTTCAAGGAACTGCTTCTCAATCCGCAGGTCACCCAACCGGGTACCCTGATGCCGCCGCTCTTCATTGGCAGAAAAGCTGCGGACAAGGAAATTGAAATGCTATGGACCTATCTGAAGGAGCTTGATCAATCACGCCTCCCGGAAGGATTGCTACAGACGGGCGACTATGAGTTGAAGCCGGAGAAGACCGGCAAGCCCATCGTGTTCCGCACCTTCCTGGAAGGTGCCGGCATGCATGCCGTGGCTGTCGGTTTCCCCCAGCAAATACACGTGGCCTTTGATGCACTGGAGGCGCATTGGGCCATCGCGTGGAAGGGGCGTTTCGTCGATGCCATGACCACCTGGGAAGAGCGCGCCATGACCCCTGCGAAGCCGCTGGGTGAGAAGGTGCAGACCTTCCCCGCGCGCATGACCCTGGCGAAGCTCACGAGCGCGAACGATGCCTGGCCGGAAACCTATGGCACAAGCGCTGGCTACATCTCGAAGGGATACCGTATCGGCAAGGATGGCGTTCCAATCTTCCTCTATCTAGTGGAAGGCCTCATGGTAGAAGATTCCATCCGCCCCTCCGCAGACAAGAAGTCTCTGCGACGCACGGTTACTGTGAAGAGCTGGGTTCCCTCTGACGGCTGGTACTTCCTCGGCATCTCGAAGAATGCAAAACCACAGCCGCTGGTGTGGAAGGATGGCGCGGCGACGTTTGAAGAATCCATTGTTCCCTAG
- a CDS encoding DUF7133 domain-containing protein has protein sequence MRASLATTLFALVTAGITHAASPSAPLPVMKDNPFYTVTPYVLPDGIKLEASGLAVLPDGRLAVSVRKGEIWILEHPEADPTNGKAVGYKLFASGLHEPLGLLWHEGALITVQRTEVTRLRDTDNDGVADEYVTLAKGWGVSGNYHEYAYGPVPDKEGNLWLTLNASMGKEVQMAGFRETDKPWRGWGMIVTPEGKLEPMCAGLRSPCGIGANAEGDVFCTDQQGNWWSTNPLVHLRKGVFFGHADSVPDMERPTSPVKPVGKLPQEITIPEAMKVVPGYVPPAVWFPYVKAGQSPTGLVCDLSGGKFGPFQKQLFVGEFVLSGVNRVFLEKVDGEYQGAVFRFVDGLQSAALSLAFLPDGSLLVGESNRGWNSQGTRSFGLERIKWNGKTPFEVEKMEALPDGFLLTFTDAVDAKTAADVKSYEMTSYTYLYHQKYGGDEVESAPVKIATATVGENSRTVRLTCEGLRAGFVHELHLPGVKSAAGSALVRPEAYYTLNRIPKGK, from the coding sequence ATGCGAGCCTCCCTGGCCACCACCCTGTTTGCCCTTGTCACCGCTGGTATCACGCACGCGGCGTCACCGAGCGCGCCGCTGCCGGTGATGAAGGACAATCCTTTCTACACGGTCACTCCGTACGTGCTGCCAGATGGCATCAAACTCGAGGCCAGTGGTCTCGCGGTGCTGCCGGATGGGCGGCTCGCGGTTTCCGTGCGCAAAGGCGAGATCTGGATCCTGGAGCATCCCGAAGCGGATCCCACAAATGGAAAAGCAGTGGGCTACAAGCTCTTCGCTTCGGGGTTGCATGAGCCCCTCGGCCTGCTCTGGCATGAGGGAGCTCTCATCACCGTGCAGCGTACCGAGGTCACACGCCTCCGCGACACAGACAATGATGGTGTCGCCGATGAATACGTCACGCTGGCGAAAGGGTGGGGCGTGAGTGGCAACTACCATGAATATGCCTACGGTCCTGTACCGGACAAAGAGGGCAATCTCTGGCTCACGCTCAATGCCTCCATGGGCAAGGAGGTCCAGATGGCTGGATTTCGCGAGACGGACAAGCCCTGGCGTGGCTGGGGCATGATCGTGACGCCGGAAGGCAAACTGGAACCCATGTGCGCAGGACTGCGATCCCCCTGTGGCATCGGCGCCAATGCGGAAGGCGATGTGTTCTGCACCGACCAGCAGGGCAATTGGTGGTCCACCAATCCGTTGGTGCATTTGCGCAAGGGCGTCTTCTTTGGTCATGCGGATTCCGTGCCGGACATGGAGCGTCCAACTTCGCCGGTGAAGCCCGTGGGCAAACTGCCCCAAGAAATCACCATTCCGGAAGCGATGAAGGTCGTGCCCGGTTATGTGCCTCCTGCCGTGTGGTTCCCGTATGTGAAGGCGGGCCAGAGTCCCACCGGATTGGTGTGCGATCTCTCGGGTGGAAAGTTCGGTCCTTTCCAGAAGCAACTCTTCGTCGGGGAGTTCGTTCTCTCTGGCGTGAACCGCGTGTTCCTGGAGAAAGTGGATGGCGAGTACCAGGGTGCCGTGTTTCGGTTTGTCGATGGTCTCCAGAGTGCCGCATTGAGTCTGGCATTCCTCCCTGATGGCTCGCTGCTCGTCGGTGAATCGAACCGCGGCTGGAACTCCCAAGGCACACGCTCGTTCGGTCTGGAGCGCATCAAGTGGAATGGAAAGACGCCTTTCGAAGTGGAGAAGATGGAAGCTTTGCCCGATGGCTTCCTGCTGACCTTCACGGATGCCGTGGATGCAAAGACTGCAGCAGATGTGAAGAGTTATGAGATGACCAGCTACACCTATCTCTACCACCAGAAATACGGCGGTGATGAAGTGGAGTCTGCACCGGTGAAGATTGCGACCGCCACCGTAGGAGAGAATAGCAGAACCGTGCGCCTGACGTGCGAAGGTCTCCGGGCCGGATTCGTGCATGAACTGCACCTCCCCGGCGTGAAGTCAGCAGCAGGTTCTGCATTGGTGCGTCCGGAGGCGTACTACACGCTCAATCGGATTCCGAAAGGGAAGTAG
- the ispE gene encoding 4-(cytidine 5'-diphospho)-2-C-methyl-D-erythritol kinase, whose translation MSLPPLKLSSPAKVNLSLRVLGKREDGFHTVETRMCPISLADEVTVTLKGSGETVLTCSDPTIPTNESNLALKALHAFEQRLGSTSSWDIHLEKRVPHGAGLGGGSSNAATVLLAANELSGTPFSTSELSAIAAEIGSDVPFFLHRKPCDATGRGEVVTPVEHFPWRLPLVLLKPPFGIPTPWAYKRWKESKELPGVTYAAQLCAWGEMVNDLERPVFEKWTMLPTLKTWLLDQPETQAALMSGSGSTVFAVTRSAADAGLLAERARTLCGETTHVFVAETL comes from the coding sequence ATGAGCCTGCCACCGCTAAAACTCTCTTCACCTGCAAAGGTCAATTTATCCCTACGCGTGCTTGGAAAGCGGGAGGACGGTTTCCACACCGTGGAGACACGCATGTGCCCCATCAGCCTGGCGGATGAGGTCACGGTCACCCTCAAGGGATCCGGCGAGACGGTGCTCACTTGTTCCGATCCAACCATCCCCACCAATGAGAGCAATCTTGCCCTGAAGGCGTTGCATGCCTTCGAGCAGCGCTTGGGGTCCACTTCTTCCTGGGACATCCACTTGGAGAAGCGCGTTCCCCATGGAGCCGGATTGGGTGGTGGCAGTAGCAACGCAGCGACAGTCCTGCTGGCTGCGAACGAACTGAGTGGCACCCCTTTTAGCACCAGCGAACTGTCAGCCATTGCGGCCGAGATTGGCTCCGATGTCCCCTTCTTCCTCCATCGAAAGCCGTGCGATGCCACGGGTCGAGGGGAAGTCGTCACCCCGGTGGAGCATTTTCCCTGGAGGCTTCCCTTGGTGCTCCTGAAGCCACCCTTCGGCATTCCCACGCCATGGGCCTACAAACGTTGGAAGGAATCCAAAGAACTCCCCGGCGTGACTTATGCGGCCCAACTCTGCGCTTGGGGCGAAATGGTGAATGACCTCGAGCGGCCGGTTTTTGAGAAGTGGACCATGCTGCCCACCCTGAAGACGTGGCTGCTGGACCAACCTGAGACACAGGCGGCACTCATGTCAGGCTCCGGCTCCACAGTCTTTGCCGTGACCCGCTCTGCCGCAGATGCAGGCCTGCTGGCAGAACGCGCCCGCACTCTGTGCGGCGAGACGACCCACGTATTTGTCGCGGAGACCCTTTGA